The genomic DNA GCCGGCAAAGGCCTCCGGGATGTAGTCATTCCTCAGGCGCTTGATGGCGTTCGTCATGGCGGTGTCCGAGGGATCGCCGGTCATGGGGACGGAGAGGAGCGTGAAGTCTTTGTTGGGGCTGACCTCAACCGACTTGGGCACGCCGAAAGCCGGGTCGCCCTTGAGCGTGGCGGTCAGCTTCGCGATGGCGTCCTTGGTCCTTTGTGCATCGGCAGGGCCGTCAATGACGATATCTGCCGGGTTCGGGAGGCTATCTCCAAACTCTGCCTGCAGAATCCTGAAGCCATCGCCGGATTCGATGCCGGGCGGGAAGGTGCTGACGCCGGAATCGCCCGTTCGGAGATCGAAGATGGGGATAGCGGCGGCGACAAGCAATCCAGCAGCGAGGATGAGGCTGATAACGGGAGCTTTCATGACGCCGTGGGAGAGCTTGTCCCAAAAGCCGCCGACGCTCTCTTCATGCGTCATGGCCTGGGCCTTGTGGACGAAGGGAACGCGTAGGCGCTCAATCTTATCGCCCAGGAGGCTGAGGATAGCAGGAAGGAGGGTCATGGAGGCGACGATGGAGACGACGACGACGCTGATGGCGCCGAGACCAACGGAGATGAAGGCATTGGAGGGGACGAGGAGCATGCCGAGGAGGGCGAGGATGACGGTGAGGCCGCTGAAGAAGACGGCGCGGCCTGCCGTTGAGGCGGACTTGGCGATGGCCGCATGCTTGTCCAGGCCTTTGGCGCGCTCTTCCCGGTACCGGTCCACGATGAAGAGGCAGTAGTCTATGCCGACGGCCAGACCGATCATGAAGATCATGTTCTGGATGAAGATCGAGAGGTCAAACCCGGCGCCGAAGATGCCGGCGACGCCGAGGGCGACGAGGATCGAAATCACGGCGATGGCAAGCGGAATCAAAGCCGCGACGACGGCGCCGAAGACGAGGATGAGGATGAGGATGGCAACCGGGGCGCCGATGCCTTCGCCCTTTTGCAGGTCCTTCTCAGAGATGACCGCGAAATCTTCTGAGAGGGAGGCCTCTCCGGTAGTGATGACCTTGAAGTCAGCCGTGCTTGCCTTGGAGGTGACCTTTTCGCGGAGGACCTTCAGCGGTTCTGAGGAGTCGTTGATGTCACCCGCGACTTGAAAGGGGATGATGGTGGTTTTCTTGTCCTTGGAGACGAAGCCGGCGTTGTTCGTGGAGTAATAGGAGACGACCGTTTCGGCGATGACCAAGTCTCCCGGCTTATGGTCATGGGTCTCCTTAACCTTCTTTTCCAAGTCTTGGACGAAGGCCTTATAGGCAGGGTCGTCGACGGTCTTGGTGGCCGAGGAGACGATAACGATGTCGTTAGCGCGACGCGGGCCACGGAGGCGCTCTTCCAGAAGGTCATTGCCCTTGGTGGAGTCGGGATTATTGAGAACGGTGAAGGAGGTAGTCAGGTTGGGGATGAGCAAAGCATTCGCCACAAGCAACCCGACAACAACTGCAATAATCCAAAAGAGAAGCGTCCGCTTCGGCTTTCTGGCGCTCGCATTGGCGAGCTGTTCGATGGGTAGACCGAGTTTCATGGAGCCCCTTCGTAGCGCAGTGCGCGTCACTTAAGCTTGACCTTTAGATGGCCGAGGGACAGTCTAGGATTCACGCAATCGGCACGTCAATGGATTGACGACGGCGCAAAAGGGGGATATAGGAAGCGCACTTCACATATGCATCTCAGGCTTGCCTAGCGGGCGCTACCCAGACCCGGCAGTTTGGAGGCTGCCTCTTGGGCTAGGAACCAATGGAGCGTTCCCGCTTTCGGGCGGACCATGGCGGCGGGGAGTCGTGCATCGGCCTGGCGAGGCTGCATCAGGCGAGCAAGCACGTCGGCCTTGGAGGCGTCGTTCGCGATGACAGCGACGTGGCGCGCGGCGTTGATGAGAGGGAGCGTGAAGGTGATGCGGTGCATCTTCCTATCGGGCGAGAGGGTGGCGATGGCGAGCCGCGTCTTGGTGTGCAGCGCTTCGCTGCCGGGGAAGAGGGAGGCGACGTGGCCGTCTTCGCCGATGCCGAGGAGGATGAGATCGAAGATGGGTTTATCGCCACCCAGAGTTGCCGCGATCTCCTCTTCATAGGCGTTGGCGGCGGCGCTGGGCATCCATTCGCCCTTGATGCGATGCACGTGCTTCTCAGGGATCGGAACGTGGCGAAGGATGGTTTCCCGAGCAAGCTTGTAGTTGCTCTGGGGGCTATCCGGCGGGACGCAGCGCTCATCGCTCCAAAAGACGTGCCAGGCCTGCCATCCAATGCGCTCCGCGAAGGGCGGCGAGGCTAGGGCGGCGTAGAGCCTGGCCGGGCTGTTGCCGCCGGAGAGCGCGATGGTGAACCTGGCGGAGGCCTCCACGCGCTCATGGGAGAGATCGGCGATGAACTTGGCGATGGCGCGGGCGTTTTCGCCAGGCGTGCTGGAGAGGTGCAGATCAAACATAGGCCTCCTCGCGATTGCCACAGAGGACGAGCCATTCGCGACTATCCTGGATGATAAGGGCGCTTGCGGCCTCCGGTCCCCAGGAGCCTGGTTCGTAGAGGCGGAGGGGAGGGGCGGCGGGGCCATCGCCGTCATCCAGCAGCGGGGCAACAACACGCCACGACTCTTCGATCTGGTCACTGCGGATAAAGAGCGTTGGATCGCCGGCAAGGGCATCTTGCAAAAGGCGCTCGTAGGCTTCAGGGAAGCCCTGGGTGCGGAACTCGGTCTTGTAGTGGAAGCGCATGTCCACGGAGCGGGTCTCCATGCCGGCATCGGGCACCTTAGCCTCAAAGCGGAGGGAGGCGCCTTCATCGGGCTGGATGCAGAGGGAGAGGATGTTCGGCGGCAGAGGCTCCCGGCTGAACATCTGGTGCGGCGGCTGGCGGAACAGGACGACGACCTCGGAAACTTTGGTGTTCAGGGCCTTGCCGGTGCGCAGATAGAAGGGGACGCCCTGCCAGCGCCAGTTGTCCACGAAGAGCCGCATGGCGACGAAGGTGGGCGTAGCAGAACCTCTGGCGACGCCCTTTTCTTGCGTATAGCCGCGGTACTGGCCTTTGACGGCGTGCAGGCGCGCCTCGCCCGGCTGCCAGGGGCGGATGGCTTTCAAGACGTCCACCTTTTTGC from Chloroflexota bacterium includes the following:
- a CDS encoding MMPL family transporter, which produces MKLGLPIEQLANASARKPKRTLLFWIIAVVVGLLVANALLIPNLTTSFTVLNNPDSTKGNDLLEERLRGPRRANDIVIVSSATKTVDDPAYKAFVQDLEKKVKETHDHKPGDLVIAETVVSYYSTNNAGFVSKDKKTTIIPFQVAGDINDSSEPLKVLREKVTSKASTADFKVITTGEASLSEDFAVISEKDLQKGEGIGAPVAILILILVFGAVVAALIPLAIAVISILVALGVAGIFGAGFDLSIFIQNMIFMIGLAVGIDYCLFIVDRYREERAKGLDKHAAIAKSASTAGRAVFFSGLTVILALLGMLLVPSNAFISVGLGAISVVVVSIVASMTLLPAILSLLGDKIERLRVPFVHKAQAMTHEESVGGFWDKLSHGVMKAPVISLILAAGLLVAAAIPIFDLRTGDSGVSTFPPGIESGDGFRILQAEFGDSLPNPADIVIDGPADAQRTKDAIAKLTATLKGDPAFGVPKSVEVSPNKDFTLLSVPMTGDPSDTAMTNAIKRLRNDYIPEAFAGAPAKVYVTGNAAFNVDWFKVANDSAVPVLTFVLALSFVLLMLVFRSIVIPVKAILLNLLSVGAAYGILVLVFQKGVGHRFFGFSEAPVIQAWIPVFLFSVLFGLSMDYHVFLLSRIRERFKQTGDNTGSVAFGIRSTGRLITGAALIMVAVFGGFASGRMVALEQMGFGLAVAVLIDATIVRSILVPASMKLLGKWNWYFPAWLEWLPKVNVEGEHAPQAAGAAMPQTARK
- the pgl gene encoding 6-phosphogluconolactonase: MLLPRCWMTAMAPPPLPSASTNQAPGDRRPQAPLSSRIVANGSSSVAIARRPMFDLHLSSTPGENARAIAKFIADLSHERVEASARFTIALSGGNSPARLYAALASPPFAERIGWQAWHVFWSDERCVPPDSPQSNYKLARETILRHVPIPEKHVHRIKGEWMPSAAANAYEEEIAATLGGDKPIFDLILLGIGEDGHVASLFPGSEALHTKTRLAIATLSPDRKMHRITFTLPLINAARHVAVIANDASKADVLARLMQPRQADARLPAAMVRPKAGTLHWFLAQEAASKLPGLGSAR